Part of the Wolbachia endosymbiont of Diaphorina citri genome is shown below.
TTTGCCTATCTCAAGTAGATAATCTTTATTTGATAGCTCAGAATCAGGAATCTCATGCTCATGTCCGTAAGCAATCTCATTTTCTAGAAATATTACTGGATTTGGATCACGAATTGCAGCTTTAAGCAGACCTCTGCAATCAGAGGCAAAGTAAGGTGCTATTACTTTCAAACCTGGAACATGCGAATACCAAGATGCAAAGCACTGAGAATGTTGTGCGGCAACTCTTGCCGCAGCTCCATTTGGTCCACGAAACACTATAGGGCATCCAAGTTGTCCACCTGACATATAATTTGTTTTTGTTGCGGAATTCACAATTTGGTCAATAGCTTGCATAGAAAAATTAAAAGTCATAAACTCAACAATAGGTTTGAGCCCAGCAAACGCTGCTCCAACAGCAAGACCAGCAAATCCATGTTCGGTAATAGGTGTATCAATTACCCTATTTTCTCCGAACTCTTTCAGTAATCCTTTTGTTACTTTATAAGCACCATCATACTCTGCAACTTCTTCACCCATGATAAATACATCATGGTCATTTTGCATTTCTTCTCTGATTGCCGTGCATAACGCTTCTCTTACACTTAAGCTTGCCATTTGTAAATCTGTAAATTTCAACTGAAGTAACTATATCAAAATTACCAGGAAGTGCACAAGTTTAAGTTTTACAAACATCATGTTGCATCAAGCCTTGAATACTTACTTCTTTTAATTCACTAGGTTTCGTTGATATTACATATGTAACTCCACTGACTATTAATGAAGACATTATAGAAGTTGCAATCATCAATAGAATTGGTAATTGGAAAGCTACACTAAAGATAATACTTACTGTCAACATGGTGACAAAATTTACAGAAGCAATTTTTAAGAAAGACAGTTGTGTTTTTTCTAGTAATACTTTATTTGCTTTGGTTTTGCTTAATTCACTATTAAGTGTTGTATTCTCGTTTTCCAGATCTTTTATTTTTTGCTTTAGTGATTGATTCTCTTCACTGAGTTTATCAAATATTTCTAACCGAGTCTCATGTCCAGCTAAGTCACTCTTTAACTTTTCTAG
Proteins encoded:
- a CDS encoding pyruvate dehydrogenase complex E1 component subunit beta; protein product: MASLSVREALCTAIREEMQNDHDVFIMGEEVAEYDGAYKVTKGLLKEFGENRVIDTPITEHGFAGLAVGAAFAGLKPIVEFMTFNFSMQAIDQIVNSATKTNYMSGGQLGCPIVFRGPNGAAARVAAQHSQCFASWYSHVPGLKVIAPYFASDCRGLLKAAIRDPNPVIFLENEIAYGHEHEIPDSELSNKDYLLEIGKAAIIREGKDVTITAFSLKLMDALNAADLLSSEGIEAEVIDLRTLRPLDTETVINSIKKTNRLVSIEEGWPFAGIGAELSAMVMEQGFDYLDAPVVRVTGKDVPLPYAANLEKQALPQVEDIVEAVHQVCFRKK